The proteins below come from a single Parageobacillus toebii NBRC 107807 genomic window:
- a CDS encoding YebC/PmpR family DNA-binding transcriptional regulator — protein MAGHSKWKNIQRRKNAQDAKRGKLFMKLAKEIYVAAKTGGGDPASNPALRLVIEKAKAANMPNENIERAIKKATGTQEHTNYEEVRYEGYGPGGVAVMVVCLTDNKNRTASNVRVAFSKNGGNLGETGCVSYLFDRKGLLVIAREGLDIDEDDMLLQAIEAGAEEMETTEDSFEIYTTPEAFEEVKEQLEKNGFTFASAEITMIPQTYTTLAGDDLKKMLKLIDTLEDDDDVQEVYHNLDESVLEE, from the coding sequence ATGGCTGGACATTCGAAGTGGAAGAACATTCAACGCCGTAAAAATGCGCAAGATGCAAAGCGCGGCAAATTGTTTATGAAATTGGCGAAAGAAATTTATGTAGCGGCTAAAACGGGCGGAGGCGATCCAGCATCCAATCCAGCCTTGCGCCTTGTTATTGAAAAAGCAAAGGCTGCGAACATGCCAAACGAAAATATTGAACGTGCAATAAAAAAGGCGACAGGAACGCAAGAACATACGAACTACGAAGAAGTTCGCTATGAAGGATACGGACCTGGCGGCGTTGCCGTGATGGTCGTTTGCTTAACCGATAATAAAAACCGTACCGCTTCGAACGTGCGGGTAGCCTTTTCAAAAAATGGCGGCAATTTAGGGGAAACCGGCTGCGTTTCTTATTTGTTTGACCGAAAAGGACTTCTTGTCATTGCCCGCGAAGGACTTGACATCGATGAAGATGACATGCTTCTTCAAGCGATTGAAGCAGGAGCGGAAGAAATGGAAACAACCGAAGATTCGTTTGAAATTTATACAACACCGGAAGCATTTGAAGAAGTAAAAGAACAATTAGAGAAAAACGGCTTTACGTTTGCTAGCGCTGAAATTACAATGATTCCACAAACATATACCACGCTTGCTGGCGATGATCTAAAGAAAATGCTAAAACTGATCGATACCCTTGAAGATGACGACGACGTCCAAGAGGTGTACCACAATTTGGACGAATCGGTGTTGGAAGAGTAA
- a CDS encoding YhcN/YlaJ family sporulation lipoprotein, producing MKNAMKIIGAVSVLSAMAACANYADNDDRRYNDATRPIGYYSTERFDDDFRYGRYGTNATNYDNNYILSRRGPAADFFDTDNNRARIPGITRFDTDTPALPLDADFSDADRNYHGHLNSMESKTTPSYYRKYDGRLAETISRRAAAVRGVNDARTLVYRDHVLVAISTNSKYADHVKRLVAQAVAPHTKGKHVRIVSNPSMYNRVRTIDNDIRRGRPMEEIERDLKTIFIDGKINERPANTR from the coding sequence ATGAAAAACGCAATGAAAATCATCGGGGCTGTTTCTGTCTTGAGCGCGATGGCTGCATGCGCCAATTACGCGGACAACGATGATAGACGCTACAATGATGCGACGCGTCCGATCGGGTACTATTCCACGGAGCGTTTTGATGATGACTTCCGTTACGGACGCTATGGAACAAATGCGACTAACTATGATAACAACTATATATTAAGCCGTCGCGGACCAGCGGCCGATTTTTTCGATACAGACAATAACCGTGCACGTATTCCGGGAATTACCCGTTTTGATACGGATACGCCTGCGCTTCCGCTCGATGCTGATTTCAGTGATGCGGACCGCAACTACCATGGGCATTTAAATTCGATGGAAAGTAAAACAACTCCTTCTTACTATAGGAAGTATGACGGACGATTGGCGGAAACGATCTCCCGCCGCGCCGCTGCGGTAAGAGGAGTCAACGATGCCCGGACGCTTGTTTACCGTGATCATGTGCTTGTTGCGATTTCGACCAATTCCAAATACGCAGATCACGTGAAGCGTCTTGTCGCCCAAGCGGTTGCACCGCATACGAAAGGCAAACATGTGCGCATCGTTTCCAATCCTAGCATGTACAACCGCGTCCGTACGATCGACAACGACATCCGCCGCGGCCGGCCAATGGAAGAAATCGAACGTGATTTAAAAACGATTTTTATTGATGGAAAAATTAACGAACGTCCTGCAAATACACGTTAA
- the nadE gene encoding NAD(+) synthase has translation MEEKIEKLIQWLRDQVADAGLNGAIVGISGGIDSAVVAHLIKRAFPDNSLGLIMPCKSNPKDMEDALKVVESCGIKHLIIDLTETHNLLFGEVEKQLKEKGEWNEETARLGDANTRARLRMTTLYAVANNYGYMVVGTDNAAEWYTGYFTKYGDGGVDLVPLVHFTKGEVREMARILGVPNEIITKAPSAGLWEGQTDENEMGTTYEMIDKYLKGEEVPEKDRQIIERLHKRSQHKRQLAIAPPKF, from the coding sequence ATGGAAGAAAAAATTGAAAAACTTATTCAATGGCTGCGCGACCAAGTAGCAGATGCCGGATTAAATGGGGCAATTGTTGGAATTAGCGGCGGCATTGACTCAGCAGTTGTCGCCCACTTAATTAAACGTGCATTTCCGGACAACTCGCTCGGATTGATTATGCCATGTAAAAGCAATCCGAAAGATATGGAAGATGCATTAAAAGTGGTGGAAAGCTGCGGCATTAAACACTTGATCATTGATTTAACCGAAACGCATAACCTGTTATTTGGAGAAGTGGAAAAACAACTGAAAGAAAAAGGAGAATGGAATGAAGAAACAGCGCGTTTAGGTGATGCGAACACAAGAGCGCGCCTTCGCATGACAACATTATACGCGGTTGCCAATAATTACGGATATATGGTAGTCGGCACTGATAATGCAGCGGAATGGTATACAGGGTACTTTACCAAATATGGGGACGGCGGAGTCGATCTAGTGCCGCTCGTTCATTTTACGAAAGGAGAAGTGCGCGAGATGGCGCGCATTCTCGGCGTTCCGAACGAAATTATTACAAAAGCGCCAAGCGCAGGATTATGGGAAGGGCAAACAGATGAAAATGAAATGGGGACAACCTACGAGATGATTGATAAATATTTAAAAGGAGAAGAAGTTCCGGAAAAAGACCGGCAAATTATTGAGCGTTTGCACAAGCGTTCACAACATAAACGCCAGTTGGCGATTGCACCGCCAAAATTCTAA
- a CDS encoding phosphotransferase yields MNNKQKRDDVAGRLFFLLQNEYGLRVKNIKTVKHNVWVVTAYEGYWVIKRYRTFFEAMRQALFMQSLRKAGFVHVPAIYTTLGQNGVFFFEGAFWVMQTYISDAERLSFARQQDIADGLELLQTYHSIARLLIKIPLFQTIVPYYHLYGMWQRRYYDFYAHLSLIERIMDKEDIAWTIQHAEYCLATFASYMPSLAAEPVTIIHGDVASHNFLRTKEGMIYLIDYDTIAIASPGIDYLQYASRILPHLQWSFSQLYQFPVFSFWLTKPWFLHALLFPADIMREWRFVLQHNKSLSIARKERKQFVRKIIDMIK; encoded by the coding sequence GTGAACAATAAGCAAAAAAGAGACGATGTAGCAGGTCGTCTCTTTTTTCTTCTGCAAAACGAATACGGCTTACGTGTGAAAAATATAAAAACAGTCAAACATAACGTATGGGTAGTTACAGCATACGAAGGATATTGGGTGATCAAACGGTATCGAACCTTTTTCGAAGCGATGAGACAAGCGCTATTTATGCAATCGCTAAGAAAGGCGGGGTTTGTTCATGTTCCTGCCATATATACCACTTTGGGACAAAATGGTGTATTTTTCTTTGAAGGCGCCTTTTGGGTGATGCAAACATATATTTCCGATGCAGAAAGATTATCATTCGCTCGTCAACAAGATATCGCCGATGGACTGGAATTGTTACAAACATATCATTCCATCGCCAGGCTGTTAATAAAAATTCCGTTGTTTCAAACGATTGTTCCGTACTACCATTTATATGGCATGTGGCAGCGCCGCTATTATGATTTTTATGCCCATCTATCATTAATCGAACGAATAATGGATAAAGAAGATATCGCTTGGACGATTCAGCATGCGGAATATTGTCTTGCCACATTCGCAAGCTATATGCCGTCGTTAGCAGCGGAGCCTGTTACGATTATTCACGGCGATGTCGCTTCCCATAATTTTTTGCGGACAAAAGAAGGAATGATCTATTTAATCGACTATGATACGATTGCCATTGCTTCGCCGGGCATCGATTATTTGCAGTATGCAAGCCGTATTTTGCCACATTTGCAATGGTCTTTTTCACAGTTATATCAATTTCCTGTCTTTTCATTTTGGCTTACAAAACCATGGTTTTTGCATGCTCTTTTATTTCCGGCAGATATTATGCGTGAATGGCGCTTTGTGTTACAACATAACAAGTCTCTTTCGATTGCGCGGAAAGAACGTAAACAGTTTGTCCGTAAAATTATCGATATGATAAAATAA
- the safA gene encoding SafA/ExsA family spore coat assembly protein gives MKIHIVQKGDTLWKIAQKYGVDFEHLKKMNGHLSNPDMIMPGMKIKVPTAGVPVKKEAPKKETKINLAPKKEENIEHPYAHTKPFASVNIEAEFSEPIKEEKVNKAPKAVVNEAPKAPIKEAPKAPIEEAPKAPIEEAPKAPIKETPKAPVNEGPKSDNAALGSEEKQFNIPPLSHTIPPVTSNVNINFSNAISNVPPIPPKPENILPGIMKQELESPAEAEAVEEKELASDDTPPELPKAPYVPMMQQPYAMGGAPVAPMPPQPCGPVTPILPGAGYYFPPMPTMPVNYPTYLQPSTYGDAESGSHPFPGIEESSGESGEVPLMPGHTSPTVNPASANMPPFPSYSPASSYPIMPCAPILPVMQGYGWHPAFYPYMPPASYGYYPPAAPAPYPYPAAGTAYPFTQAPTTSAFPRTEEQLFTEPHDEESNDYW, from the coding sequence GTGAAAATCCATATTGTCCAAAAGGGCGATACGCTTTGGAAAATCGCGCAAAAGTATGGGGTCGATTTTGAACATCTAAAGAAAATGAACGGTCATTTGAGCAATCCAGATATGATTATGCCGGGAATGAAAATTAAAGTACCGACTGCGGGAGTTCCGGTAAAAAAAGAAGCGCCGAAAAAAGAAACAAAAATTAATCTGGCTCCGAAAAAAGAAGAAAATATAGAGCACCCGTATGCCCATACAAAGCCGTTTGCATCGGTGAACATTGAGGCGGAGTTTTCGGAGCCTATAAAAGAAGAAAAGGTAAACAAGGCTCCCAAGGCAGTGGTGAACGAAGCGCCGAAAGCACCGATCAAGGAAGCGCCAAAAGCACCGATCGAGGAAGCGCCAAAAGCGCCGATCGAGGAAGCACCGAAAGCACCGATCAAGGAAACGCCAAAAGCGCCGGTGAACGAAGGGCCGAAATCAGATAATGCCGCACTAGGTTCTGAGGAAAAGCAGTTCAACATTCCACCGTTATCGCATACGATTCCACCAGTAACATCAAACGTAAATATTAACTTTTCTAATGCGATTTCTAATGTTCCGCCGATTCCGCCAAAACCAGAAAATATTTTACCGGGAATTATGAAACAAGAATTAGAAAGCCCGGCTGAGGCTGAGGCGGTAGAAGAAAAAGAATTAGCATCAGATGATACACCACCAGAACTTCCAAAAGCTCCATACGTTCCGATGATGCAGCAGCCATATGCGATGGGAGGAGCGCCTGTTGCACCAATGCCACCACAGCCGTGTGGCCCGGTAACTCCTATTTTACCAGGTGCGGGATATTATTTTCCGCCTATGCCAACCATGCCAGTTAACTATCCAACATATCTACAACCATCAACATACGGGGATGCGGAAAGTGGTTCTCATCCATTTCCTGGTATTGAAGAAAGCAGCGGTGAATCAGGTGAAGTGCCACTAATGCCAGGGCATACATCACCAACAGTAAATCCGGCATCGGCAAATATGCCACCATTTCCTTCATATTCACCTGCTTCTTCTTATCCGATTATGCCATGTGCACCGATTTTACCAGTAATGCAAGGATATGGATGGCATCCAGCGTTTTATCCATACATGCCGCCGGCGTCGTACGGCTACTATCCGCCAGCTGCACCTGCTCCTTATCCATATCCGGCGGCAGGGACGGCATATCCATTCACACAAGCACCAACCACTTCAGCGTTTCCTCGTACGGAAGAACAATTATTTACAGAACCGCATGACGAGGAGAGTAACGATTATTGGTGA